Genomic DNA from Chaetodon auriga isolate fChaAug3 chromosome 18, fChaAug3.hap1, whole genome shotgun sequence:
TGCTGCATATTCGGGTTTAATGTAGATACAATAATCCCGTTCTTACCTTTTTCACAGGAGGAGAGGTCAAAGGTGGACGACCTGCGCGGGACCCCCATGTCTGTGGGCACTCTAGAGGAAATCATTGACGACAACCACGCCATTGTTTCCACCTCAGTGGGATCAGAGCACTATGTCAGCATCCTGTCCTTTGTGGATAAGGATCTGCTGGAGCCTGGCTGCTCTGTCCTGCTCAACCACAAGGTAACAATCAGTGAGAATCCTTATTTTAAGCTTATCTTTTTAAAAATACCTTCATTCTATTCAAGATACATTTGTTAGGAATGTTCAGATTCAAGACGCTGAAAAGAAAATTATTACAGTTAAATAACTTCTCGCGAATGTTTCCTACTCAGCTATTAACTGATCTAGGGTCAGCAAGTAACCTGCAATACCCTGAAACACTTTAAAGAAAGTTTTGGAGGTTCTTAGTAATCGTCCTGTTCTGTGCATCATTTGTAGGTTCATGCTGTGATTGGGGTGCTGATGGATGACACTGATCCCTTGGTGACAGTAATGAAGGTGGAGAAGGCTCCACAAGAAACCTACGCCGACATTGGCGGACTGGACAATCAGATCCAGGAGATCAAGGTATGTCACAAATGCACTTCAAACTGCAATGAAAGTATGAGGTTGAATGGTAATGTAGGTTGCTGTATTACTTAATCATCCTCTCCTTGTTTTATGCAGGAGTCAGTGGAGTTGCCTCTCACACATCCAGAGTATTATGAAGAGATGGGCATTAAGCCACCCAAAGGTGTCATCTTATATGGACCACCTGGCACAGGTAAGTGCTCCCTTTAAACATTTTACCATCAGCATTTTTCATACTCCAGCGAAACCTTATATTCTGGAGGCCTCTTTAGGGTAAAGACAAAGATAGAGATGAAGGATTATGATAGTAAGTTATTTGCCAGGCAGCTAGAATATGATGCTGAGTGTATCATCTCAGCAATTAGAAATGAACTGGGAGAAGTGCTCATTAAGGCATGCAAGATTATTCAGACATTTCAGAGATTTTACTCAGGCCTCTACTCTTCTGATACAGAGATAAACACAAGTAAAAGAACGTTCTTTTGTAAGATTTAACTTCCTCAGCTTTCTTCAGATAAAACATTGATTGACAGTTTAACTACCTGTCAATGGAGAAATTCTCAAATGATACCAAACTATAAAGGATTTTTTGCAGAATGTGAATAAGTCAAGGATTCATGGATTAATTTAGAAGTTAATACAACAAGAAGTAATGATGGGCTTTTCCTGCCCAGTGTAGCCGTACAGCATTTCCTTTGAACTGGCTAAATTGGAAACACTCTAGTTTAATTTATCACCAGGGATGAGGATGAACGGGGACAGAACAAGACCTCACTGCCCCCTTCAGTCCAATTGAGATGTTATTGCAAAATCTTTTAAATTACTGAAAAATAATCATTCGACCTTTCCACCTCTCATAAGAGAGCTTCTAACGCGTTATATGCCAACCGTGAGAGCCTGAGGTTCATCAGGCAGAGGGATTTGAATTTGAACATTAATAAGGACTCTTGGACAAAGATAATCTCCAGTGCAGGCTGGTCCCAGGGAGGCTCAGGGAACAGCTCTACACTATAAGATACTTCCATCTGTATCATTTTACACCTGTTCATCTTAGACCTGAAAATAGAGAATATAGAGATATGATGTCTTTTGTACTTGTTTGTTTACTTTAATGTTCCTTAAAAACATCAATAAGCACCTGTTTGGACCATTCCACATGTAAACcggttcattggtaacaggtgatagtgtcacGATTAGCTATGAAGACAGATAAATGAAGCTGAACAGATGTAATCAACTGACTCATGTGCTCCATGTTAAAAAACATAATCAGCGTCAGAAAATATTCGACCACTTATAGACAATCATCTTATACCACAACTTTTCACTTTCCAGTTCATGACATTAGTTTGAAGTATTTTTGAGATGAAATCCACAGATAAAGGTGTTGTTACCCCAGTTTGGCATCACTGGTAAATTCCATTCGGCCATTTGGGACCTTTTGTAAAGGGCATCACGACAGGGAAGGTGAGAGACTGTCGCTAACCTCCTGCAGCCCCTTGGTAATGCCACCGATGAAAGTGCTCCATTGTCAGCGTTACACTGGCGTGATGATTCAGAACAACAATAGAACTGCACTGATGAAATATGCTTCTTCTGGCCTGAACCGTGTCATCAAAGCAGGATAATTTCTAAACTACCAAGACTGCCTTTGTGTCCTTTTTAACCTTTGTCACCGTGTACAGCGTtagaaaaagtcattttacaaATCAGGTCTGTTCTTCACTGAACAGCCTCATTAATGAGGGGCGTAAAGGTTAAGTGAGGTGCTCTTCACTTCAACTTGGCTGTGACTGTCTGTACAGTCCTTACAACCTTCTTCGTGCATTTTAAAGAACTGCCCATCAGCACTGTTACAAGTAGAGTAGAAATGAAGTCGAACTTGCACTCAAAGGCAAGGAGGAGACACACTGTCAGTATTTAATACTTGTTGGTGTCAGCAgtcatacatttatttgtcCCTTCAAATTGCTTAGAGAATTGTTTTTAATGGCATCTCAGTCAAAAGTAGTTAATAAGTAAATGCATAtattcatttctttcagtgaTGGAACTAATCTCTTATCATCTGTGTGAATGTTATGTTGCATTTAGATAGTGAACAAAGCAGATATGATGGAAGAATGGGACGCGTGTGACCTTTTTAGAACTGCTTTTAGGGACACCTGGGCGACTGGAGATATTTTTGGTTCCTGAAAGCCTTTTTAAATTCACATGAGAGATTTCCAGCAACAGACAATACATCGCGTGTTcaagtaaagaaaaaagaacaaacaaatacCAAATGAAATACGACAATTAAATGAGATatatgaaagaaaatgtcacgAGAAACAGCAGAAGCCTTTGAAAAGCATTTCTCTGGGAAGTGACATTTTGTTGAAAAGCTTTTCATCATTCTCTTCCACTGAGAATTCTCCAAATGGTACATCACAGACCAATTTCAATCTCTCAGAAAGCTCGACTTGCTTTTCTACCCATAATTAATAACATCCACCTGGATGTTAGGCAGCTAGAATAAAACCCAGCAGTGAGCAGGGCCTCGAGGGGACCTTTTAACTAGCTACACTTAACCTGTTCCTGTTCATCACCAGGAAAGACGCTGCTCGCCAAGGCCGTAGCCAATCAGACATCCGCCACCTTCCTGCGTGTGGTGGGCTCAGAGCTGATCCAGAAGTACCTGGGAGACGGGCCCAAGCTGGTCCGAGAGCTCTTCAGAGTGGCAGAGGAACACGCGCCCTCCATCGTCTTCATCGATGAGATTGATGCCATCGGCACTAAGAGGTACACAGACTGTATTCCAGACAGAACGCGAGAGACTGAGAGCGTGAGAGCAGCGGTAATGTGCGACATATGGTGTTGAGGAGTCAGAAGGGGATGACAAGGTGTTGGATTAGTAAGTGTGATGACTGGCTGTGCCTTAATatattactgttttatttttactcgTTACCTAACAGCATGTTAACAGTTCAGGCTGAGTAACTTTCTTCATCGTCGAActgaaagtgtgtttctgtttgggAGATTTTACATGACGTAAGCCTGTTAAACTGCACAGTATACAAAGTTTATTCATCAAACTAATTCAGGCACATCACACTTTGCAAGCCTGTGTTTCAGGTGAGCATGATGTAAGGCGGTCGCTGTAGCTTGTTCTCTCTCATTGATTGAAAAAAGATGTTCCAGGATCTGTGGCAACACACTAGAGCTGGGTGATATATTAAAATTTTCCAGCCAGCCACCGTCAGCCCAGTGACCAGCTGTGagtgcaggggtgtgtgtgcagggggaGGGGGCGGGAGAGAGGATGGGTTCTTTAAAGTAACCCGGTGGTTTGGGTTCATCAGCCACCGGCACACTGACTCATGAATGACTCCTTTGGTTCGCTATGTTCCACAAGCTCTCTAAGCTTTTTTcagtctaataaataaacaaaatgaactcTCAAAACATCAAGAGAAGAAATATTTTTGCACCTTTTTTTccatattaaacagaaaaatgcaaccATAAACCTTCAGAATACAAGTTTACTAAGTTTGTCATGTTGGcagcaaaatgtaaaaagacaTTGTTTGGTAGGATATTGGCTGACATGATTCAATGAGCCTGTGCATGACTTTGGTGGGAATTTGACttagataataaataataaatgagccTGTGCTGTGGATGTGGCCCGGCTTTTTACCTCACATggaaaaagacagcaaacagctcCGTTAAATGGGTCAGGGAAAACAAAGACTGCAGGATGGACACTCTGAGGGTGGAGGGCGATGCAGCGGATTCCATAAATTCTTCAGATAAATGTTTCCCGTGTTGTGTAGGTATGACTCCAACTCCGGTGGTGAGAGGGAGATCCAGAGGACCATGTTGGAGCTGCTCAACCAGCTGGATGGCTTCGACTCGCGGGGAGACGTTAAAGTTATCATGGCCACCAATCGGATAGAAACGCTGGACCCGGCCCTCATCAGACCTGGTCAGTGGGACTCTGAATGGGGCTGATTCTGCCTGCATACCTACAGTTTATCTTCTCAACATTTGGGAAATGGTTGTATTCTGCCGAGTCGTGGCAGGAAGTCGAAATTATGCCagattttgtttctgcttttggaactgaatgttcatgttttcttcttctctggcagTCACTTATTGGCGTTGGTCTactgaataaaatgtcaaacttttgaATTAGCAAAACAGGAAGATGCTCTTCACAGCAGCGGTGTgtgatgtgtctgttttctcctcctcagggaGAATCGACCGTAAGATCGAGTTTCCCCTGCCGGATGAGAAGACCAAGAGGAGGATCTTCCAGATCCACACCAGCCGCATGACAGTAGCAGATGATGTCACCCTTGATGACCTCATCCTGGCTAAGGACGACCTATCAGGAGCAGACATTAAGGTAAGCCTGGCGTTGTTCTTAAGATTAGAAAGGATCTTTCAGATGATGGGTAGAACAATAGAATATGACTTTTTCCCAACATAGCCAAAACACACGTGTGATGGCTGGGGACGGTGAGTCTTTCACATTCTGTCTTCGCTCCTCCAGATGTCATGGTATCTGTATTATATTAACATAAGGGTGGATTAAGCAGCATGGCGGGGCTTGTGTCCAATCGAACTGCAGCCTGGCTCTGGAGATGTCTGTTTTCTTAATTTGTTCCGGCCCGGTTCTCTGACTCCAGCCACTTATTGATTGTGTGACTTCTTGGCAGCGAGCCAGCTCACATGGTGGCTCAGTGGAAAGGGGAAACAATATGGAGCTGTTTGAAGGGTAGACGCAAGGGCTGATTTTCGAAATTACTGCAGCATCAACACTTATTTAATTGTGTTACGTCCAATCCAGAGTGGTAACTGCACATTTCCATCTTTACCTCTCACTGACTCGACTCTGCTGCCCCCATGTGGGATCTGACAGAAGTACACTTTGAGTGTGTTTGGAGCTTTCTGTATTGTAATGAGTTACTTTTCAGGTAGATTTAATTTCTTTAACATCATCAACATTATCATATAAATCTTTTCAGATATGAACAATAGCTGGAATTGAGGAGAAAAGGATTTACTGGCGTTTCTGTGATCTGATACTGTCAGTGTTCTAGAACTTCATGTGGACTGAAGTGTAAAAGCATTTAAATGCTCAGAATTAACATAATAATTAATTACAACACACAGAGATTGACCAACtgacaacacaaagcagcattaTTGCTGGTTTTGGTTCCACACCCATTTTCACTGGATTTCTACACAGTGTTATAcacctgttttgttttacagatgCACTTAATAAAGCTAAAACCAAGCCTGacacttcctctctccctctctctgtgtcctccaggcCATCTGCACAGAAGCAGGCCTCATGGCTTTGCGGGAACGCCGCATGAAAGTCACCAACGAAGACTTCAAGAAGTCCAAGGAAAACGTCCTGTACAAGAAGCAGGAGGGCACGCCGGAGGGGCTTTACCTCTAACCTTCAAACTTTCACTCCCTCACTCTCACCCCCCACCCTCGCCCCTTCTCTGTCGATCGctgtgtgaaagagaggaggcagcagttGACTTGTATGTCTCCCCAGAGAGAGTTTTGAtatattttgtgcatttaatGTCTGGCTTATCCCACTCTCCTGTTACCGTTATGTGTTAATAAATGTAAGGACAAAAGAGTGAGTGGTCCTCATGTGTTCGtctgtttttaacctttttatcTGCTTCGTCTCAAATCTTGCTTGTCTTGCATAGGCAGACCTGTCTCCACACCTCGTTTTCGCGCTGTGCCGGCGCTCAAAAGGTCTCGGCTGCACCCATTATCGTTCCAgtacagaagaaaaacagaaacccTCTGGCTCGTTTGTGGTTCACAGTTGTCTTGGGCGGCGCTAAGCCCAGGATGCAGCGATGGTCCAAAGGGGGGGCAGCTGAGATAGTCAGCCAATGGCAGACTTATACCCACAGCCTACTTCCTTTGAGTCAGAGGCAGCATCTGTTGGTGTTGACTTCATATTGGATTCCTTTATATTGAGTTCATCTCCATGCTGTAATGTCTGGAGATAATTAATCACATGAATTATTCAGTCGGTTCAGCCTCTGCATCGTCGCCCTTGGTGTCACGAACAGAATCGTATCAATATGAgaagtcatgtttgtttttttttctttacttgtgTCTTCCTCGCAGACTTTGAGGATGATACACCTGTTATTTCAAGAGCCCAGAGACACGAAACAGGCCTGGAGGAGCTGCCCATCCCCTCCTTTTAAAAGACACTTTCTTCACTAATTACTAGAATATTCCACATGACTCCCACACACTTGATGGCAGCACAGATGCACATATTGAAATCTCTGGGTTACAGAATGGGACGAAACACCCCGACTGTTGCATCTTCCTGTTCCTCAGCAATAGGGAGAAGTGGATTTTGGCGCACCTGCTAGTATACATGTGGCAGGGGGACAAGTGCAGCCTGCTTTGGTTGGTGCTGCCCTCTGTTCAAACCAGCCTTGATGTTATTACAGCACGGTTAAGTAAAGTCAGCCAAGCTGCCCCTTGCTGCAGTCTTGACATGCAGAGAACAGCAGCGTTGATTTAATTCCTCTTGATGTGGAGCCATGTGTAACTCAGTGCTCAGCAGAAAGTGGCCCCATGCAGCAGGCATCGAACCACTTCACAGGGCCGTCCCTGGGCTCGAGTGAGAACGGAGCCACTGCTGCAGCCCCCTCCTCGGAAACACTCTCCTTATTAAATCAGTCACGCATTTCAACCACAGCGCGTACATCGCAGCACATTCAgcaaatggaagaaaaagaggaaaaaaaatttaAATCAAGCGTGGCGTGTTGGACCAGAGAGGCTGGGAGGGTTACAAGAGGAGGGGTGTGCGTTCTAATGAGGCGTTTGCCCTGTCAACTCATGGGAGGGGTGATAAGGCAGGGCTGATCATGGCGCTGGCATTCACTGAAATGTCACATCCACATTTTTGTTCATTCACGATGTGTGCAGATTGTGCTCCAGATATCAGTGCTCTGCATAAAAGCCTTTTGTTTATGATAAGTTCCCAAAGACATCATGGGATAAGAGCCTTTTGTAAGAAAACCATCAGTATACAAAACATATTGGCTCAAATATTACTGTCATGCACCGTTTTTAGATAGTTATCTCTAGTTGGTTTTTATTCAACTTCTTTAAAGGCCAACGAGGGGTTAAAGGCGATTGATTGGTTAGTTACATGAAGTTATTTATCCTCGCCTCTGCTGGTGGCTGCCTAAACCGGACAGATCCTCATTGTGAACGTGGCAGCAAAGACTGAAGAAATATGTGTTTGTTCTCGTCTGAGTGAGGAGAGACTGGAGGTGACGCAAAGCAGCGAGGGGAATGTATATCTGCTTATGTAACAGCGGCTTCTCCTGTTAAACAGGGCAAAACGCTGAACAAATTCAGTAAGAAGGTCCCGATTAGTTCCAGCAGATTAACACATGAAATAG
This window encodes:
- the LOC143336406 gene encoding 26S proteasome regulatory subunit 4; this encodes MGQSQSGGHGPGGGKKDDKDKKKKYEPPIPTRVGKKKKKTKGPDAASKLPLVTPHTQCRLKLLKQERIKDYLLMEEEFIRNQEQMKPLEEKQEEERSKVDDLRGTPMSVGTLEEIIDDNHAIVSTSVGSEHYVSILSFVDKDLLEPGCSVLLNHKVHAVIGVLMDDTDPLVTVMKVEKAPQETYADIGGLDNQIQEIKESVELPLTHPEYYEEMGIKPPKGVILYGPPGTGKTLLAKAVANQTSATFLRVVGSELIQKYLGDGPKLVRELFRVAEEHAPSIVFIDEIDAIGTKRYDSNSGGEREIQRTMLELLNQLDGFDSRGDVKVIMATNRIETLDPALIRPGRIDRKIEFPLPDEKTKRRIFQIHTSRMTVADDVTLDDLILAKDDLSGADIKAICTEAGLMALRERRMKVTNEDFKKSKENVLYKKQEGTPEGLYL